GTATTCCATCCGCCACGGGACTTGCCGATGGACTGGGGGCCGTTTTTTTAGCGCCCCCGTGCCATCCGGGTGTACCTTGATGCTGGTGCTGTCCAGGCAGACCGCTTCGATCTTGATGCGAACGACCTGCGACTGCTGAAGTTGCTCGAACACTCTGTCGAGGACGCCAGCCTTGGCCCAGCGATTCATGCGCGTGTAGACCGTGTGCCAGTTGCCGAAGCGCGCAGGCAGCCCACGCCACTTACAGCCATGCTCGGCGACGTACAGGATTGCGTTGAGGACGGCCAAGTTGGAGAGACTGACGTTACCTCGCTGGGTGGGCAGGTACTTCTCGATCTGCGCGAACTGGGCGGGTGTGAGTTCCATGCCCACAGTGTCGCGCCATTTGGGGGTTATTCAAATAGTGTTAAAACGCCCTGGTCAGGACTTAAAGCGGGCCACGGGCTTGTTTTCTACGATCCTGGAATGCAATGCCGTTGTTGCTGAAAAATCCCTATCAATCAACGACTTGGAAAATGCGTTGTTTTCCAGCTGGTGTGCTGCCTCAGCGCAGCGAGTAGCCGGTGGTCGTCAGCGTGCCGCTCATGGGCTCGATCAGGCGCACCAGCGGCGCCAGCTCGCGGTAGCGCACGGCCACCTTGGTGGCGTAGGCAAAAAAGCGCGGCAGGTCGGCGCTGTAGGCCGGCTTGGCGTCGCGGTGCTTGAGGCGGCAGAAGATGCCCAGCACCTTCAGGTGGCGCTGCAGGCCCATCCACTCGACGGCGCGCCAGCATTCGCCAAAGTCTTCGGCCAGGGCCGTCTCGCCCAGCAGGCCGGCGGCGCGCGCGCCCTGCCACCAGCGCACCGCCCAGTCGATCTCCTGCGCCTCGTCCCAGCTCAGGAAGGCGTCGCGCAGCAGCGAGGCGATGTCGTAGGTGACCGGGCCGCGTACGGCGTCCTGGAAGTCGAGGATGCCGGGGTTGGGCGTGCTCACCATCAGGTTGCGCGGCATCCAGTCGCGGTGCACCGCCACCTGCGGCTGGGCCAGCGCGCTGGCCACCAGGCGGTCGCACAGCGTCTGCCAGGTGGCCTGCTGCGCGTCAGTCCAGGTGATGCCGAACTCGGTGGCCACGCACCATTGCGGAAACAGCGCCAGCTCGCGCCGCAGCAGCGCGTCGTCGTACTCGGGCAGGCCGCTGGCGTCGACCTTGCGCTGCCAGTGCAGCAGCGCGGCGATGGCGTCGCGCATCAGCGGCTCGGCGCGCTCGCTGGGGCCGGTGCCGCCCTCGGTCTGCACCGCACGCAGGTACAGCTCGCTGCCCAGATCGGTGAGCAGCAGAAAGCCGTGGGCCGCGTCGGCGGCCAGCACCTGCGGGCCGTGCAGGCCGG
This portion of the Aquabacterium sp. OR-4 genome encodes:
- a CDS encoding aminoglycoside phosphotransferase family protein — protein: MTPVAAAPSSPALIAWPDAAREAAFWHWFTPLAAREGLDPATLAPASADASFRRYLRVQGANGRSCIVMDAPPPQEDVRPFVDIAGRIQRAGLHGPQVLAADAAHGFLLLTDLGSELYLRAVQTEGGTGPSERAEPLMRDAIAALLHWQRKVDASGLPEYDDALLRRELALFPQWCVATEFGITWTDAQQATWQTLCDRLVASALAQPQVAVHRDWMPRNLMVSTPNPGILDFQDAVRGPVTYDIASLLRDAFLSWDEAQEIDWAVRWWQGARAAGLLGETALAEDFGECWRAVEWMGLQRHLKVLGIFCRLKHRDAKPAYSADLPRFFAYATKVAVRYRELAPLVRLIEPMSGTLTTTGYSLR